The following proteins come from a genomic window of Kitasatospora sp. NBC_01246:
- the rfbB gene encoding dTDP-glucose 4,6-dehydratase codes for MRILVTGGAGFIGSEFVRQLLGADATDQITVFDKLTYSGVEANLAPVAGHSGYSFVRGDICDAEAVDQVMPGHDVVVHFAAESHVDRSIEGAGPFVVTNVLGTQVLLDSAKKHGVGRFVHVSTDEVYGSISEGSWTEEWPLAPNSPYSASKAGSDLLALAYHRTHGMDVVVTRCSNNYGHYQFPEKVIPLFTTNLLDGRKVPLYGTGGNIRDWLHVSDHCRGIELAMRKGRSGEVYNIGGGTEITNKELTELLLQAAGADWSMVEPVADRKGHDLRYSLDITKISEELGYAPQVRFEDGLAATIAWYRENRAWWEPLKAKATLR; via the coding sequence ATGCGCATCCTCGTCACCGGCGGCGCCGGCTTCATCGGTTCAGAGTTCGTCCGCCAGCTGCTCGGCGCCGACGCAACGGATCAGATCACCGTCTTCGACAAGCTCACCTACTCGGGCGTCGAGGCCAACCTGGCGCCCGTCGCCGGTCACAGCGGCTACTCCTTCGTGCGTGGCGACATCTGTGACGCGGAGGCCGTCGACCAGGTCATGCCCGGCCACGACGTGGTCGTCCACTTCGCGGCCGAGTCGCACGTGGACCGCTCCATCGAGGGCGCCGGCCCGTTCGTGGTCACCAACGTCCTGGGCACCCAGGTGCTGCTGGACTCGGCCAAGAAGCACGGCGTCGGCCGCTTCGTCCACGTCTCCACCGACGAGGTCTACGGCTCCATCTCCGAGGGCTCGTGGACCGAGGAGTGGCCGCTGGCGCCCAACTCCCCGTACTCGGCCTCGAAGGCCGGCTCGGACCTGCTGGCGCTCGCCTACCACCGCACCCACGGCATGGACGTGGTGGTCACCCGCTGCTCCAACAACTACGGGCACTACCAGTTCCCGGAGAAGGTCATCCCGCTGTTCACCACCAACCTGCTGGACGGCAGGAAGGTGCCGCTCTACGGCACCGGCGGCAACATCCGGGACTGGCTGCACGTCTCCGACCACTGCCGCGGCATCGAGCTGGCCATGCGCAAGGGCCGCTCCGGCGAGGTCTACAACATCGGCGGCGGCACCGAGATCACCAACAAGGAGCTCACCGAGCTGCTGCTCCAGGCCGCCGGCGCCGACTGGTCGATGGTCGAGCCGGTCGCCGACCGCAAGGGCCACGACCTGCGCTACTCGCTGGACATCACCAAGATCAGCGAGGAGCTCGGCTACGCCCCGCAGGTCCGCTTCGAGGACGGCCTCGCCGCCACCATCGCCTGGTACCGCGAGAACCGCGCCTGGTGGGAGCCGCTGAAGGCCAAGGCCACCCTGCGATGA
- the rfbC gene encoding dTDP-4-dehydrorhamnose 3,5-epimerase, whose translation MKFRELSIPGAFEVTPQQHGDPRGLFMEWYRFDRLEEVVGHPLKFAQGNLSVSAKDVVRGIHFADVPPGQAKYVSCVRGAVLDVIVDLRVGSPAFGRWEFVRLDDAERRSVYIPEGLGHGFCALTDDATLSYVCSETYNPTGEHAVHPLDPDLGIEWPTDAPQLSARDDAAPSLAEALATGLLPDYEKCLAFTESLRTR comes from the coding sequence GTGAAGTTCCGTGAGCTCTCGATCCCCGGCGCCTTCGAGGTCACCCCGCAGCAGCACGGCGACCCGCGCGGCCTGTTCATGGAGTGGTACCGCTTCGACCGGCTCGAAGAGGTGGTCGGCCACCCGCTGAAGTTCGCCCAGGGCAACCTGTCGGTGTCCGCCAAGGACGTCGTGCGCGGCATCCACTTCGCCGACGTCCCGCCCGGCCAGGCCAAGTACGTCAGCTGCGTGCGCGGCGCCGTGCTCGACGTGATCGTGGACCTGCGGGTGGGCTCCCCCGCCTTCGGCCGCTGGGAGTTCGTCCGGCTGGACGACGCCGAGCGCAGGTCGGTCTACATCCCCGAGGGCCTCGGCCACGGTTTCTGCGCGCTGACCGACGACGCCACGCTGTCCTACGTCTGCTCCGAGACCTACAACCCGACCGGTGAGCACGCGGTGCACCCGCTGGACCCGGACCTCGGGATCGAGTGGCCCACCGACGCCCCGCAGCTGTCCGCCCGGGACGACGCCGCGCCCTCGCTGGCCGAGGCGCTCGCCACCGGCCTGCTGCCGGACTACGAGAAGTGCCTCGCCTTCACCGAGAGCCTGCGCACCCGCTGA
- the rfbA gene encoding glucose-1-phosphate thymidylyltransferase RfbA, translating to MRGILLAGGTGSRLWPLTRAVSKQLLPVFDKPMIYYPLSTLVMAGISEILIITTPQDQEQFQRLLGDGSQFGLKLEYAVQEKPEGIAQAFVLGADFIGDEPVALILGDNIFHGSGLGTRLAQRTAPQGGMVFAYPVADPTAYGVVEFDDNGQVISIEEKPTQPKSRYAVPGLYFYDNRVVKIAAGLRPSARGELEITAVNEEYLKTGELHVTILDRGTAWLDTGTFVSMVQASEFVRVIEERQGFKIGCIEEAAWRAGLIDDAQLRELAEPLCKSGYGDYLIALLEEEAAR from the coding sequence ATGCGTGGAATCCTCTTGGCGGGCGGCACCGGGTCACGACTGTGGCCGCTGACCCGAGCAGTCTCGAAGCAGCTCCTCCCCGTCTTCGACAAGCCGATGATCTACTACCCGCTGTCGACCCTGGTCATGGCGGGCATCAGCGAGATCCTGATCATTACCACCCCGCAGGACCAGGAGCAGTTCCAGCGGCTGCTCGGCGACGGCTCCCAGTTCGGCCTCAAGCTGGAGTACGCCGTCCAGGAGAAGCCGGAGGGCATCGCCCAGGCCTTCGTGCTCGGCGCCGACTTCATCGGTGACGAGCCCGTCGCGCTGATCCTCGGCGACAACATCTTCCACGGCAGCGGCCTCGGCACCCGGCTCGCGCAGCGCACCGCGCCGCAGGGCGGCATGGTGTTCGCCTACCCGGTCGCCGACCCGACCGCGTACGGCGTGGTGGAGTTCGACGACAACGGCCAGGTCATCTCCATCGAGGAGAAGCCCACCCAGCCCAAGTCCCGCTACGCGGTGCCCGGCCTGTACTTCTACGACAACCGCGTGGTCAAGATCGCGGCCGGCCTGCGCCCGAGCGCGCGCGGCGAGCTGGAGATCACCGCGGTCAACGAGGAGTACCTCAAGACCGGTGAGCTGCACGTCACCATCCTCGACCGCGGTACCGCCTGGCTCGACACCGGCACGTTCGTGTCGATGGTGCAGGCCTCCGAGTTCGTCCGGGTCATCGAGGAGCGCCAGGGCTTCAAGATCGGCTGCATCGAGGAGGCGGCCTGGCGGGCCGGCCTGATCGACGACGCGCAGCTGCGCGAGCTGGCCGAGCCGCTGTGCAAGAGCGGCTACGGCGACTACCTGATCGCGCTGCTCGAAGAGGAGGCGGCCCGGTGA
- a CDS encoding lipopolysaccharide biosynthesis protein translates to MTNPVAKLLGALPPGVRLVAGGTVVLGVSSYIFLALAGHSLDTTQVAGVSMLWTVVMSVGYGLFSPVELELTRLVAARDVAGQGPGPAIRRVLLVTAGVLVAVLAVIAAAARPIADRFFSGDLGLVAGLGGALVGLAVSSVARGALAGLGNFGAYGMQLAVDGGLRIGLAALIPVFGAHSAFAFALILVAAPLAASAIGMRSVLADRRGGPAPVWRDVVTGLGLLTGSTLLAQLMVNAAVVSVGVLSPSSKALIAALLNAVVLARVPLFAYAAIQASLVSSLSGAAAAGNHGEFRKVLLRTGGIVVLMSAAAGLPTVILGPWAIRLFFKAQDVLGSVDFLWLALGTLCYMLATVFGQALLALGRHQRQLLSWLAGSVVLVAVTLVPGAIATRVELAYLAGAAVSAAAMLWALARSLSAPARPVAEHRAPLAAHQSSEV, encoded by the coding sequence ATGACGAACCCGGTGGCCAAGCTGCTGGGGGCGCTGCCCCCCGGTGTGCGGCTCGTCGCGGGGGGCACCGTGGTCCTCGGTGTCTCCTCGTACATCTTCCTGGCCCTGGCCGGGCACAGCTTGGACACCACCCAGGTCGCCGGCGTCTCGATGCTCTGGACCGTGGTCATGTCCGTCGGGTACGGGCTGTTCTCTCCGGTCGAGCTGGAGCTGACCCGCCTGGTGGCCGCCCGTGACGTGGCGGGACAGGGCCCCGGACCGGCGATCCGGCGGGTCCTGCTGGTCACCGCCGGGGTCCTGGTGGCGGTGCTGGCCGTGATCGCGGCCGCCGCCCGGCCGATCGCGGACCGCTTCTTCTCCGGCGACCTCGGCCTGGTGGCCGGCCTGGGCGGCGCCCTGGTCGGCCTGGCCGTGAGCTCGGTGGCCCGCGGGGCACTGGCCGGCCTGGGCAACTTCGGCGCGTACGGCATGCAGCTCGCCGTCGACGGCGGGCTGCGGATCGGGCTCGCCGCGCTGATCCCGGTGTTCGGCGCGCACTCCGCGTTCGCGTTCGCGCTGATCCTGGTCGCCGCACCGCTCGCCGCCTCGGCGATCGGGATGCGTTCGGTCCTCGCGGACCGGCGCGGCGGTCCGGCCCCGGTCTGGCGCGACGTCGTCACCGGGCTCGGCCTGCTGACCGGTTCGACGCTGCTGGCCCAGCTGATGGTCAACGCGGCCGTGGTCAGCGTCGGCGTGCTCTCGCCGTCCTCCAAGGCGCTGATCGCCGCCCTGCTGAACGCCGTGGTGCTGGCCCGGGTGCCGCTCTTCGCCTACGCGGCGATCCAGGCCTCCCTGGTCTCCTCGCTCTCCGGCGCCGCCGCGGCCGGCAACCACGGGGAGTTCCGCAAGGTCCTGCTGCGCACCGGCGGCATCGTGGTGCTGATGAGCGCCGCGGCCGGCCTGCCGACGGTGATCCTCGGCCCCTGGGCGATCCGGCTGTTCTTCAAGGCGCAGGACGTGCTGGGTTCGGTGGACTTCCTCTGGCTGGCCCTCGGCACGCTCTGCTACATGCTGGCGACCGTCTTCGGCCAGGCCCTGCTCGCGCTCGGGCGCCACCAGCGCCAGCTGCTCTCCTGGCTGGCCGGTTCCGTGGTGCTGGTGGCCGTCACCCTGGTACCCGGGGCGATCGCCACCAGGGTCGAACTCGCCTACCTGGCTGGTGCGGCGGTCAGCGCTGCTGCCATGCTGTGGGCGCTGGCCCGCTCGCTGTCCGCCCCGGCCCGGCCCGTGGCGGAACACCGGGCACCACTGGCGGCACACCAGTCGTCGGAGGTATGA